Within the Deltaproteobacteria bacterium genome, the region GTTCGTCCATTAGCTGGACCGCATCCTGAACCAGAATGGTGGGTTCCACGGAGAGAAGTTCATGAGTCATAATCTCTTTTGCAGTTACTTTTTCGAGAGAGTTTTGCATGGCGTCTCCTTTTTAGTCTTTCTTTGGGGCTAGCATAGATCTGGGATCCAGCAATTTTTCAAGCTCTTTTTTGGGGAGGATTTTTTCCTCTTCGAGCAGGGCGCGGATCGTTTCATTCTTGGCAAAAGCCTCTTTGGCGAGCTTTGCGGATTTGTCGTAACCCAATACAGGTGCCAGAGAGGTGACCATCGCGAGGCTTTTTTCCACCATGGCTTCACAATGTTTTTCATTTGCCTTGATGCCGAGCACGCATTTGTCGGCAAGACTCAAAGCCGCACTGCTCAAGAGTTCCACGGATTCGATGAGATTGTGGGCAATCAACGGCATCATTACATTGAGTTCAAAATTGCCCGCCTGACAGCCGATGGTGATGGCGGCGTCGTTGCCGATTACCTGTGCGGCAATCTGCGCAACCGCTTCCGGAATAACCGGATTGAGTTTTCCCGGCATGATGGAGGAACCGGCTTGCAATGTGGGAAGTTCAATTTCAAAAAGCCCGCAACGCGGGCCGGAAGCCAGCCATCGGAGGTCGTTGACAATTTTCATCAGACTCACTGCCAGCGTTTTGAGAGCGCCGCTGGTGAAGACGCAGGCGTCTTTTGCGGCTTGTGCTTCGAAATGATTGTCGGTCTCACGAAATTTGAAACCGGTTTCTTCCACAAGTTTCTGACAAACTTTTTTACCAAACTGGGGATGGGTGTTGATGCCTGTTCCAACGGCAGTGCCGCCAATGGCAAGTTCCGCGAGTCCATCCAAAGTTTGTGTGACGCGATGAATCCCTTTTCGAATTTGCGCGGAATAAGCTGAAAACTCCTGACCGAGTGTGATCGGTGTGGCGTCTTGCAAATGCGTTCTGCCGATTTTGATAATGTTTTTGAACTCACCCGATTTTTTATTG harbors:
- the aspA gene encoding aspartate ammonia-lyase (catalyzes the formation of fumarate from aspartate), with product NKKSGEFKNIIKIGRTHLQDATPITLGQEFSAYSAQIRKGIHRVTQTLDGLAELAIGGTAVGTGINTHPQFGKKVCQKLVEETGFKFRETDNHFEAQAAKDACVFTSGALKTLAVSLMKIVNDLRWLASGPRCGLFEIELPTLQAGSSIMPGKLNPVIPEAVAQIAAQVIGNDAAITIGCQAGNFELNVMMPLIAHNLIESVELLSSAALSLADKCVLGIKANEKHCEAMVEKSLAMVTSLAPVLGYDKSAKLAKEAFAKNETIRALLEEEKILPKKELEKLLDPRSMLAPKKD